A genomic window from Streptomyces sp. HUAS YS2 includes:
- a CDS encoding phosphocholine-specific phospholipase C, whose protein sequence is MADLNRRRFLQLAGGATALTMLSDSIARAAAIPAQGSTGTIQDIEHIVVLMQENRSFDHYFGAMKGVRGFGDPRPVRLPSGKSVFHQEDNFGNTTLPFRPTSDKLGMEYLQGLNHDWQGGQSAWNKGKYNNWIPAKTKATMAYLTREDIPFHYALADAFTVCDAYHCSFIGATDPNRYYMWTGYVGNDGTGGGPVLNNAEAGYGWTTYPERLEAAGVSWKIYQDIGDGLNAGGSWGWINDAFRGNYGDNSLLYFNNYRNAQPGNPLYDKARTGTNAKAGEGYFDILRADVQAGRLPKVSWIAAPEAFSEHANWPSNYGAWYIAQVLDALTSNPDVWAKTALFITYDENDGFFDHVVPPYVPADASWGKSTVATSLDWFKGKIGYAAGPYGLGPRVPMLVVSPWSTGGYSCSETFDHTSIIRFMEARFGVHEPQISPWRRAVCGDLTSAFDFSRTQTTPAVLPPTDGYFPPDRNRHPDFPATAPAVGTMPRQEPGSRPTRPLKYAPYVDGAADTAAGTFRLTFSGGPEAGAQFYVTSANRTDVPWTYTTEAAKSIADVWNTKWSNGVTDLTVHGPNGFLRRFRNPGKAAGPEVIARHNAATGKLDLTFTNAGSAEARLTVSNAYAGTPATVTVAPGATVPLSLDLTSCHHWYDVTVTATTTADFVRRLAGHIETGASSSSDPGILTY, encoded by the coding sequence ATGGCCGACCTCAATCGCCGCCGGTTCCTGCAGCTGGCGGGCGGCGCCACCGCGTTGACCATGCTCTCCGACAGCATCGCCCGCGCCGCCGCGATCCCGGCGCAGGGTTCCACGGGTACGATCCAGGACATCGAGCACATTGTCGTCCTGATGCAGGAGAACCGTTCCTTCGACCACTATTTCGGGGCGATGAAGGGCGTACGCGGCTTCGGCGACCCGCGCCCCGTCAGGCTCCCGAGCGGCAAGTCCGTCTTCCACCAGGAGGACAACTTCGGCAACACCACGCTGCCCTTCCGCCCGACCAGCGACAAGCTGGGCATGGAGTACCTCCAGGGCCTGAACCACGACTGGCAGGGCGGCCAGAGCGCGTGGAACAAGGGCAAGTACAACAACTGGATCCCGGCCAAGACCAAGGCCACGATGGCGTACCTCACGCGTGAGGACATCCCGTTCCACTACGCGCTCGCGGACGCCTTCACCGTCTGCGACGCGTACCACTGTTCGTTCATCGGCGCGACCGACCCCAACCGCTACTACATGTGGACCGGTTACGTCGGCAACGACGGCACGGGCGGCGGCCCCGTCCTCAACAACGCCGAGGCGGGCTACGGCTGGACTACCTACCCGGAGCGCCTGGAGGCGGCCGGGGTCTCCTGGAAGATCTACCAGGACATCGGCGACGGTCTGAACGCCGGCGGCTCGTGGGGCTGGATCAACGACGCCTTCCGCGGCAACTACGGCGACAACTCGCTCCTCTACTTCAACAACTACCGCAACGCCCAGCCCGGCAACCCGCTCTACGACAAGGCCCGCACGGGCACGAACGCGAAGGCCGGCGAGGGCTACTTCGACATCCTGCGCGCCGACGTGCAGGCCGGCCGGCTGCCGAAGGTCTCCTGGATCGCCGCGCCCGAGGCGTTCTCGGAGCACGCCAACTGGCCGTCCAACTACGGTGCCTGGTACATCGCGCAGGTGCTGGACGCGCTGACCTCGAACCCGGACGTGTGGGCGAAGACGGCCCTGTTCATCACGTACGACGAGAACGACGGCTTCTTCGACCACGTGGTGCCGCCGTACGTCCCGGCCGACGCCTCGTGGGGCAAGTCCACCGTCGCGACCTCCCTCGACTGGTTCAAGGGCAAGATCGGCTACGCGGCCGGCCCGTACGGCCTCGGCCCGCGCGTCCCGATGCTCGTGGTCTCGCCCTGGTCGACCGGCGGCTACAGCTGCTCGGAGACCTTCGACCACACGTCGATCATCCGCTTCATGGAGGCCCGCTTCGGCGTCCACGAGCCGCAGATCTCGCCCTGGCGCCGCGCCGTCTGCGGTGACCTGACCTCGGCGTTCGACTTCTCCCGCACGCAGACCACGCCGGCCGTGCTGCCGCCGACCGACGGCTACTTCCCGCCGGACCGCAACCGCCACCCCGACTTCCCGGCCACCGCCCCGGCCGTCGGCACCATGCCCCGCCAGGAGCCGGGCTCCAGGCCCACCCGCCCGCTGAAGTACGCGCCGTACGTGGACGGCGCCGCCGACACCGCGGCGGGCACCTTCCGTCTCACCTTCAGCGGCGGCCCCGAAGCGGGCGCCCAGTTCTACGTCACCTCGGCGAACCGCACCGACGTGCCGTGGACGTACACGACCGAGGCGGCGAAGTCGATCGCGGACGTCTGGAACACGAAGTGGTCGAACGGCGTCACGGACCTCACCGTCCACGGCCCCAACGGTTTCCTGCGCCGCTTCCGCAACCCCGGCAAGGCCGCGGGCCCCGAGGTCATCGCCCGCCACAACGCCGCCACCGGCAAGCTGGACCTCACCTTCACCAACGCCGGCTCCGCCGAGGCCCGCCTCACGGTCTCCAACGCCTACGCCGGCACGCCCGCGACGGTCACCGTCGCGCCCGGCGCCACGGTCCCCCTCTCCCTCGACCTGACCTCCTGCCACCACTGGTACGACGTCACCGTGACCGCCACCACGACCGCCGACTTCGTGCGCCGCCTCGCCGGCCACATAGAGACCGGTGCCTCGAGCTCCTCCGACCCGGGCATCCTCACCTACTGA
- a CDS encoding organic hydroperoxide resistance protein: protein MNALYTAVATANGREGRAVSSDGHIDLPLAHPQALGGNGQGTNPEQLFAAGYAACFASAMGVIARQEKIDISDVSVTAEVSIGKDAADDGFGLAVVMRAEFPDHLQGEPGHALLEKTHAFCPYSKATRGNIQVELVVE from the coding sequence ATGAACGCGCTGTACACCGCCGTCGCCACCGCCAACGGCCGCGAGGGCCGCGCCGTCAGCTCCGACGGCCACATCGACCTCCCGCTGGCCCACCCCCAGGCGCTCGGCGGCAACGGGCAGGGCACCAACCCCGAGCAGCTCTTCGCCGCCGGCTACGCGGCCTGCTTCGCCAGCGCCATGGGCGTGATCGCCCGCCAGGAGAAGATCGACATCTCCGACGTCTCGGTGACCGCAGAGGTCAGCATCGGCAAGGACGCCGCGGACGACGGCTTCGGCCTCGCCGTCGTCATGCGCGCCGAGTTCCCGGACCACCTCCAGGGCGAGCCGGGGCACGCGCTGCTCGAGAAGACCCACGCGTTCTGCCCGTACTCCAAGGCCACCCGCGGCAACATCCAGGTGGAGCTCGTCGTCGAGTGA
- a CDS encoding MarR family winged helix-turn-helix transcriptional regulator → METTLGTVRDEDFLRLDHQICFSLHAATRAFNGIYRGALKELGLTYPQYLVMLVLWEHGELPVKGIGERLRLDSGTLSPLLKRLEAAGYVERRRSVEDERSVTARPTGAGVALRDRALDVPRRIAAATGLSLEEIQDLRTRLNALSARLDGVDPEALAADGDALCG, encoded by the coding sequence ATGGAGACGACGCTCGGCACGGTGCGGGACGAGGACTTCCTCCGTCTCGACCATCAGATCTGCTTCTCGCTGCACGCCGCCACGCGCGCGTTCAACGGGATCTATCGCGGCGCGCTCAAGGAGCTGGGCCTCACCTACCCCCAGTACCTCGTCATGCTCGTGCTCTGGGAACACGGCGAGCTGCCCGTGAAGGGCATCGGGGAGCGGCTGCGGCTGGACTCCGGCACGCTGTCGCCGCTGCTCAAGCGGCTGGAGGCGGCCGGCTACGTCGAACGCCGGCGCAGCGTCGAGGACGAGCGCTCCGTCACGGCCCGGCCGACCGGTGCCGGCGTCGCGCTGCGGGACCGGGCCCTGGACGTGCCGCGCCGGATCGCCGCCGCGACCGGGCTGTCCCTGGAGGAGATCCAGGACCTGCGGACCCGGCTCAACGCGCTCTCCGCCCGGCTCGACGGCGTCGACCCCGAGGCCCTGGCCGCCGACGGCGACGCGCTCTGCGGCTGA
- a CDS encoding GNAT family N-acetyltransferase: MSSITLRRATADDSRRLSQLVRKSAAYRGDYAAMVDGYVVGGTYIEHHVVHVAVDERGRVLGFYALLVDEAELDLAFVADDAQGRGIGRLLMAHMTEQARAAGLDSVRVVAHPPAEDFYLRTGARRTGTIAPADRIHWARPELRYDVA; this comes from the coding sequence ATGTCCTCGATCACCCTCCGGCGGGCGACCGCCGACGACTCGCGTCGTCTCAGTCAGCTCGTCCGGAAATCCGCCGCGTACCGGGGCGACTACGCCGCCATGGTCGACGGCTACGTGGTCGGAGGGACGTACATCGAGCACCACGTCGTGCACGTCGCCGTCGACGAGCGCGGGCGCGTCCTCGGTTTCTACGCGCTGCTGGTCGACGAGGCCGAGCTTGACCTCGCCTTCGTCGCCGACGACGCGCAGGGCCGGGGGATCGGGCGGCTGCTGATGGCGCACATGACCGAGCAGGCCCGGGCCGCCGGGCTGGACTCCGTACGGGTCGTCGCGCATCCGCCCGCCGAGGACTTCTACCTCCGCACCGGCGCGCGCCGCACCGGGACGATCGCACCGGCCGACCGGATCCACTGGGCCCGCCCCGAGCTCCGGTACGACGTCGCGTGA
- a CDS encoding MFS transporter yields MSATQEEEQEHEREREQSRRRLFADLTPLRTSPHYRRLWFGNTVSWVGQGMTSLAVSLQVYDITHSPFAVGLVGLFSLVPLIVFGLYGGAIADTVDRRKLGLASATGSAVLSAALATAAFAGFERVWFLYGIVALQAVCAALNSPARSSMIPRLLPAEQLRAANALNSMTTTFGMLVGPSLGGLLVGVGGFQTAYSIDAVAFFAALYAMWRLPAMLPERTGAKRASVLDGLRFLATRPNLRMTFLSDFCAMILAHPRALFPAIAVLWYGGDARTTGLLVAAPAVGALLGSVLSGWQGRIRHHGQAILIAVGCWGTAVAVFGLTRNLWLGLLLLALAGYSDTVSMIFRNTMMQVAAPDEMRGRLQGVFIVVVAGGPRLGDFLAGSVADLTSPAVAITGGGIACVLAIGLLALYAPGFRRYDAVNPSA; encoded by the coding sequence GTGAGCGCCACGCAGGAGGAGGAGCAGGAGCACGAGCGTGAGCGCGAGCAGAGCCGGCGCCGCCTGTTCGCCGACCTCACCCCGCTGAGGACCTCGCCCCACTACCGTCGCCTCTGGTTCGGCAACACGGTCTCCTGGGTCGGCCAGGGCATGACCTCGCTCGCCGTCTCGCTCCAGGTGTACGACATCACCCACTCGCCCTTCGCGGTCGGGCTCGTCGGCCTCTTCTCCCTGGTCCCGCTGATCGTCTTCGGTCTGTACGGCGGCGCGATCGCCGACACCGTCGACCGCCGCAAGCTCGGCCTCGCCAGCGCGACCGGCTCCGCCGTGCTCTCCGCGGCCCTCGCGACCGCCGCGTTCGCCGGCTTCGAACGGGTCTGGTTCCTGTACGGGATCGTCGCCCTGCAGGCCGTCTGCGCCGCGCTCAACTCCCCGGCGCGGTCGTCGATGATCCCGCGGCTGCTGCCCGCCGAGCAGCTCCGCGCCGCCAACGCGCTGAACTCGATGACCACGACCTTCGGCATGCTCGTCGGCCCCAGCCTCGGCGGCCTGCTGGTCGGCGTCGGCGGCTTCCAGACCGCGTATTCGATCGACGCCGTCGCCTTCTTCGCCGCGCTCTACGCGATGTGGCGACTGCCCGCCATGCTGCCCGAGCGCACCGGGGCCAAGCGCGCGTCCGTCCTCGACGGGCTGCGGTTCCTCGCCACCCGGCCCAACCTGCGGATGACGTTCCTGTCCGACTTCTGCGCGATGATCCTCGCCCACCCGCGCGCGCTTTTCCCGGCCATCGCCGTGCTCTGGTACGGCGGTGACGCCCGCACCACCGGCCTGCTCGTCGCCGCGCCGGCCGTCGGCGCGCTGCTCGGCAGCGTGCTCTCCGGCTGGCAGGGCCGCATCCGCCACCACGGCCAGGCGATCCTGATCGCCGTCGGCTGCTGGGGCACCGCCGTCGCGGTCTTCGGGCTGACCAGGAACCTCTGGCTCGGCCTGCTGCTGCTCGCCCTCGCCGGCTACTCCGACACCGTCTCCATGATCTTCCGCAACACGATGATGCAGGTCGCCGCCCCGGACGAGATGCGCGGACGGCTCCAGGGCGTCTTCATCGTGGTCGTGGCCGGGGGCCCCCGCCTCGGCGACTTCCTGGCCGGCTCGGTCGCCGACCTGACCTCACCCGCCGTCGCCATCACCGGCGGCGGCATCGCCTGCGTCCTCGCCATCGGCCTCCTCGCCCTCTACGCCCCGGGCTTCCGCCGGTACGACGCTGTCAACCCCTCTGCCTGA
- a CDS encoding carboxyl transferase domain-containing protein gives MPAPGDETAPAARPAPADGPIQWAGYDNARAVASLRTGEDESVVYGTASIGGRPCVLVAFEFGFLGGSLGRAAGDRLVAAYRAAAERRIPLVSLVATGGSRMQEGMVALMQLQRVAAETVRLREAGVAHVAVLRDPATGGGWATVGAGADVVLALPSAQVAFAGSRVRPPDADPAAYTAEDQYAHGHVDAVVRPEELRDTLALWLRLLSAPADGPGAGRPAPAPPPPAFAGPAGGGEPGTGWEAVLRARDTARPRSGAYLDAYFEVRATVHGDRAGGADPGVECGFGVHEGRVVAYAAQDGGATRPAGFRTAARLIRLADRLGVPVLTLVDTPGAANDAVAERAGAGPAIADAFAAIAAARVPVTTLLIGEGGSGGALALAAPGNTWATSDSYFSVIAPELAAAILKRPPAEVPTTADQLHIRPQDLVELGIVRGIVPRGT, from the coding sequence GTGCCGGCTCCCGGCGACGAGACGGCACCCGCCGCCCGACCGGCCCCGGCCGACGGCCCCATCCAGTGGGCCGGTTACGACAACGCGCGGGCCGTCGCGTCCCTGCGCACCGGCGAGGACGAGTCCGTGGTGTACGGCACCGCGAGCATCGGCGGGCGGCCGTGCGTGCTCGTGGCCTTCGAGTTCGGGTTTCTCGGCGGCTCGTTGGGACGGGCGGCCGGGGACCGGCTGGTGGCGGCGTACCGGGCGGCGGCCGAGCGGCGGATCCCGCTGGTGTCGCTGGTCGCGACCGGCGGCAGCCGGATGCAGGAGGGCATGGTCGCCCTCATGCAGCTGCAGCGCGTCGCCGCGGAGACGGTGCGGCTGCGGGAGGCGGGCGTCGCGCACGTCGCGGTGCTGCGCGACCCGGCCACCGGCGGCGGCTGGGCGACGGTCGGCGCGGGCGCGGACGTGGTGCTCGCCCTGCCGTCCGCCCAGGTCGCCTTCGCCGGCTCCCGCGTCCGCCCGCCGGACGCCGACCCGGCCGCGTACACCGCGGAGGACCAGTACGCCCACGGACATGTGGACGCCGTCGTCCGCCCGGAGGAGCTGCGCGACACGCTGGCGCTGTGGCTGCGGCTGCTGTCCGCGCCCGCCGACGGCCCCGGCGCCGGCCGGCCCGCCCCCGCTCCCCCGCCGCCGGCGTTCGCCGGTCCGGCGGGCGGCGGCGAGCCCGGCACCGGGTGGGAGGCGGTACTGCGGGCGCGGGACACCGCCCGGCCGCGGTCCGGCGCTTACCTGGACGCGTACTTCGAGGTGCGGGCGACGGTGCACGGGGACCGGGCGGGCGGGGCGGACCCGGGCGTGGAGTGCGGGTTCGGGGTCCACGAGGGCCGCGTCGTCGCGTACGCCGCGCAGGACGGCGGCGCGACCCGGCCGGCCGGGTTCCGGACCGCCGCGCGGCTGATCCGGCTCGCGGACCGGCTCGGCGTCCCGGTCCTCACGCTGGTCGACACCCCGGGCGCCGCCAACGACGCGGTGGCGGAACGGGCGGGCGCGGGCCCGGCCATCGCGGACGCGTTCGCGGCGATCGCCGCCGCCCGGGTCCCGGTCACGACGCTGCTGATCGGTGAGGGCGGCTCCGGCGGCGCGCTCGCCCTGGCCGCCCCGGGCAACACCTGGGCCACGTCGGACAGCTACTTCTCCGTGATCGCGCCCGAACTGGCCGCCGCCATCCTCAAACGCCCGCCCGCCGAGGTCCCGACCACCGCCGACCAGCTCCACATCCGCCCCCAGGACCTGGTGGAGCTGGGGATCGTGCGCGGGATCGTGCCGCGCGGGACGTGA
- a CDS encoding acyl-CoA synthetase, whose product MSALFPALAAGTERRDRPALRFGADALTYAELAAAAGAVAARIGDADRVAVWATPTASTAVAVVGALLAGVPAVPLNPRTGERELAHILGDSAPALVLAGPDEQLPAGLAGVERVDVDVRGRGPEVAEPADAERAALVVYTSGTTGPPKGVVLSRRAIAASLDALADAWEWTEADVLVHALPLFHVHGLILGVLGPLRRGGSVRHLGGFSTAGVARELGAGGGTLLFGVPTMYHRIADALDDEPELVRALSGARLLVSGSAALPVHDHERIAAATGRQVVERYGMTETLMLCSVRPEAGPRPGSVGLPLGGVDLRLVDDDGSVLGAYDGETVGEIQVRGPNLFTEYLNRPDATAAAYDGDWFRTGDMAVRDADGAVRIVGRRATDLIKSGGYKIGAGEIENALLDHPGVREAAVTGEPDPDLGERIVAWIVPADAEKPPSAEELAAHVASQLAPHKRPRVVRHLEALPRNDMGKVLKKALGRA is encoded by the coding sequence TTGAGCGCGCTCTTCCCGGCCCTGGCGGCCGGCACCGAACGCCGGGACCGACCCGCCCTGCGCTTCGGCGCCGACGCCCTGACGTACGCCGAACTGGCCGCCGCGGCGGGCGCCGTGGCCGCCCGGATCGGGGACGCGGACCGGGTCGCCGTGTGGGCGACCCCCACGGCCTCGACGGCGGTCGCGGTGGTGGGCGCGCTGCTCGCCGGCGTTCCCGCCGTACCGCTCAACCCCCGCACCGGGGAACGGGAACTGGCGCACATCCTCGGCGACAGCGCGCCGGCCCTGGTGCTCGCCGGCCCGGACGAGCAACTGCCCGCGGGGCTCGCGGGCGTGGAACGGGTGGACGTGGACGTACGGGGCCGGGGCCCGGAGGTCGCCGAACCCGCCGACGCCGAGAGGGCGGCGCTCGTCGTCTACACCTCCGGCACCACCGGCCCGCCCAAGGGCGTCGTGCTGTCCCGGCGGGCGATCGCCGCCTCACTGGACGCGCTGGCGGACGCGTGGGAGTGGACGGAGGCGGACGTGCTGGTGCACGCGCTGCCGCTGTTCCACGTGCACGGGCTGATCCTGGGCGTGCTCGGCCCGCTGCGGCGCGGCGGCTCGGTCCGGCACCTCGGCGGGTTCTCGACGGCGGGGGTGGCGAGGGAACTCGGCGCCGGCGGCGGCACGCTGCTGTTCGGCGTGCCGACGATGTACCACCGGATCGCGGACGCGCTCGACGACGAACCGGAGCTGGTCCGGGCGCTCTCCGGGGCGCGGCTGCTGGTGTCGGGCTCGGCGGCGCTGCCGGTGCACGACCACGAACGGATCGCGGCGGCCACGGGCCGTCAGGTCGTCGAGCGGTACGGGATGACGGAGACGCTGATGCTGTGCAGCGTCCGCCCGGAGGCGGGGCCGCGGCCCGGGTCGGTGGGGCTGCCGCTGGGCGGCGTGGACCTGCGCCTGGTGGACGACGACGGCTCGGTGCTCGGCGCGTACGACGGGGAGACGGTCGGCGAGATCCAGGTGCGGGGTCCGAACCTGTTCACGGAGTACCTGAACCGGCCGGACGCGACGGCCGCGGCGTACGACGGTGACTGGTTCCGCACCGGCGACATGGCGGTCCGGGACGCGGACGGCGCGGTCCGGATCGTGGGCCGCCGGGCGACCGACCTGATCAAGAGCGGCGGCTACAAGATCGGCGCGGGCGAGATCGAGAACGCGCTCCTGGACCACCCGGGCGTCCGCGAGGCGGCGGTCACCGGCGAACCGGACCCGGACCTCGGCGAACGCATCGTCGCCTGGATCGTCCCCGCGGACGCGGAGAAGCCCCCGTCGGCGGAGGAACTGGCCGCGCACGTCGCGTCCCAGCTGGCCCCCCACAAGCGCCCTCGCGTGGTCCGCCACCTGGAGGCCCTGCCCCGCAACGACATGGGCAAGGTCCTGAAGAAGGCGCTCGGCCGTGCCTGA
- a CDS encoding GAF domain-containing protein gives MLLEAVLDVGTDLELRATLQHLVDTATELTGARYGALGVVDPERGRLTELFTSGITDAERERIGPLPDGRTGLIGTLFQDPRPLRVDDLTTDPRSSGVPPGHPGMRSFLGVPIRVHAEVFGNLYLTEKRDGPFTDRDLAMLRVLASQAGIAIGNARLYETARQRERWIDGAAAVTTALLAGEPAEDALTTVAERARMLADASAGVVLQPTEAGGMEIVAASTPDDPGDLIGTTIAPGSPVLEQLLGGEPVFVEDSATDPRMTTHVRSRFGPSMMLPLQSGGKLIGTLALPRRRGDRPYTAVERLLAAQFASQAALALVLADAQHNRERLAVFEDRDRIARDLHDLVVQRLFATEMMLESTRRRAAESAEESPDESVLLGRAVDELDSTIQEVRTTIFALQQPPAEAPTSFRGRVLRETAGAAALLGFQPSVHFTGPVDTLVTEPVADRLLAALRTALAAAHRRPGVTTIEVLVSAPARPPEGTPPVRLRVTERGTETRTVTWPSG, from the coding sequence ATGCTGCTGGAGGCCGTGCTCGACGTCGGCACCGACCTCGAACTGCGCGCCACCCTCCAGCACCTGGTGGACACCGCGACCGAGCTCACCGGAGCCCGGTACGGCGCGCTCGGGGTCGTCGACCCCGAGCGCGGCCGGCTCACCGAACTGTTCACCTCCGGCATCACCGACGCCGAACGGGAGCGGATCGGCCCGCTCCCGGACGGCCGGACCGGGCTGATCGGCACCCTGTTCCAGGACCCCCGGCCGCTCCGCGTGGACGACCTGACGACCGATCCGCGCTCCTCCGGCGTACCGCCGGGCCACCCCGGAATGCGCTCCTTCCTCGGCGTCCCGATCCGCGTCCACGCCGAGGTCTTCGGCAACCTGTACCTGACCGAGAAGCGCGACGGGCCGTTCACCGACCGGGACCTCGCGATGCTGCGGGTGCTCGCCTCCCAGGCCGGCATCGCGATCGGCAACGCCCGGCTGTACGAGACCGCCCGGCAGCGGGAGCGCTGGATCGACGGCGCCGCGGCGGTGACGACCGCGCTGCTCGCCGGGGAGCCCGCCGAGGACGCGCTGACGACGGTCGCCGAACGGGCCAGGATGCTCGCCGACGCCTCGGCCGGGGTGGTGCTCCAGCCCACCGAGGCGGGCGGCATGGAGATCGTCGCCGCGTCGACGCCGGACGACCCGGGGGACCTGATCGGCACGACGATCGCGCCGGGCTCCCCCGTACTGGAGCAACTGCTCGGCGGTGAGCCGGTGTTCGTGGAGGACTCGGCGACCGACCCCCGGATGACCACGCACGTACGGTCGCGGTTCGGGCCCTCGATGATGCTGCCGCTGCAGAGCGGCGGGAAGCTGATCGGCACCCTCGCCCTCCCCCGGCGGCGCGGCGACCGCCCGTACACGGCGGTGGAGCGGCTGCTCGCCGCGCAGTTCGCCTCGCAGGCGGCGCTCGCGCTGGTGCTCGCCGACGCGCAGCACAACCGGGAGCGGCTCGCCGTGTTCGAGGACCGCGACCGGATCGCCCGCGACCTGCACGATCTCGTCGTCCAGCGGCTGTTCGCGACGGAGATGATGCTGGAGTCGACCCGGCGGCGGGCGGCGGAGTCCGCGGAGGAGTCCCCGGACGAGAGCGTGCTGCTCGGGCGGGCGGTGGACGAGCTGGACTCCACGATCCAGGAGGTCCGCACCACGATCTTCGCGCTCCAGCAGCCGCCCGCGGAGGCGCCGACGTCGTTCCGGGGCCGCGTACTGCGCGAGACGGCGGGCGCGGCGGCGCTGCTCGGCTTCCAGCCGTCGGTGCACTTCACCGGGCCGGTGGACACGCTGGTGACCGAGCCGGTCGCGGACCGGTTGCTCGCCGCGCTGCGCACGGCGCTCGCGGCGGCCCACCGCCGCCCCGGCGTCACGACCATCGAGGTCCTCGTCTCGGCCCCCGCCCGACCGCCCGAGGGCACGCCGCCGGTGCGGCTGCGGGTGACGGAGCGGGGCACGGAGACGCGGACCGTGACATGGCCGTCGGGGTGA
- a CDS encoding rod shape-determining protein, with product MTVSLDQLRRCHVAVDLGAARTRVFVKGAGLVVDEPSVAAVNTRTGALIAVGALAEKMTGRTPDYIRVMRPVSGGSVVDIEMAQRMLRHLLGEKLRRQLRRKPRLRAAACTPHEADPLAQRATVETLVGLGARRVELVDTLIAAAVGCGLPVEQPTATMIMVCGAATTQVAVLSLGAIVTAERIPVGGDAIDHAVIQHLRHQHELMLPSQSVRPLQLALSGNGLTPHGPTSTEIHGRDVATGLARSVQVDTAAVRDAIHTPLTAVLDGIGKILRDCPPDLVADLADRGIMMVGGSALLPGLDQMLRDATGMPVHIAERPDVCAILGLGSMLEGRIQPLVLDPLAEAE from the coding sequence ATGACCGTCAGTCTCGATCAGTTGCGCCGTTGCCATGTGGCCGTGGACCTGGGAGCCGCCAGAACCCGGGTCTTCGTGAAGGGCGCTGGCCTCGTCGTCGACGAGCCCAGCGTCGCCGCAGTGAACACCCGGACGGGAGCGCTGATCGCCGTCGGCGCCCTGGCCGAGAAGATGACCGGGCGCACGCCCGACTACATCCGGGTCATGCGCCCGGTGTCCGGCGGCAGCGTCGTCGACATCGAGATGGCGCAGCGGATGCTGCGTCATCTGCTCGGCGAGAAGCTCCGCCGGCAACTGCGCCGCAAGCCGCGGCTGCGGGCCGCCGCCTGCACCCCGCACGAGGCCGACCCGCTGGCGCAGCGCGCCACCGTCGAGACGCTCGTCGGGCTCGGCGCGCGCCGGGTCGAGCTGGTCGACACCCTGATCGCGGCGGCCGTGGGCTGCGGCCTGCCCGTGGAGCAGCCCACCGCGACCATGATCATGGTGTGCGGGGCGGCGACGACGCAGGTGGCCGTGCTCTCGCTGGGCGCGATCGTGACCGCCGAACGCATCCCGGTCGGTGGCGACGCCATCGACCACGCGGTCATCCAGCACCTGCGCCACCAGCACGAACTGATGCTGCCGAGCCAGTCCGTGCGCCCGCTGCAGCTCGCCCTGAGCGGCAACGGGCTGACCCCGCACGGCCCGACGTCCACCGAGATCCACGGCCGGGACGTGGCGACCGGCCTCGCCCGCTCCGTGCAGGTCGACACCGCCGCCGTCCGGGACGCCATCCACACCCCGCTCACCGCGGTGCTCGACGGCATCGGCAAGATCCTGCGGGACTGCCCGCCGGACCTGGTGGCCGACCTCGCCGACCGCGGCATCATGATGGTCGGCGGCAGCGCGCTGCTGCCCGGCCTCGACCAGATGCTGCGGGACGCGACCGGCATGCCGGTGCACATCGCGGAACGGCCGGACGTCTGCGCCATCCTCGGGCTCGGCTCGATGCTGGAGGGCCGGATCCAGCCGTTGGTGCTCGATCCGCTCGCCGAAGCCGAGTGA